AACCTGCGTCCCCGATCGTTACGGACGAGACGGTGATTTGTCCGACGGCCGACGGCGTCATCGCCCTCGACATCGCGGACGGGAGCACTCTGTGGCGTGCGGACAACGTGACAGGTGCGGGGACGCCGGCGCGAACCGGTGAGGGGGTAATCTGTCCGACAACGGACGGGCTAACGATGGTAGATACTCGTGACGGCAGTCCACGATGGACGGCCTCAGTCGACGCCAGGGACCCAGCGGTGGCCGACGACACGATCCTTGTCGGCGAGGATCGGACGGTCGCTCTCGACGCTGAAACCGGCCAGCGCCGGTGGACCGTGCCGACGGGCACGAATGAGCACGCCGTCGTCGCGGACAGGACGGTGTATCTCAGCACGGGGAACGATCTAGCCGGTCGAGCGCTGTCGGACGGCTCCGAACAGTGGCGGATCGATCGTGGTCGGTTCTTGGCCCCGCCGGTCGTCACGCCCGAGAGCATCTACGCGGTCGAATCACCGGGCGAGGCCGGCGACGCGACGTTCGCGTTCGACCGGGCGGCCGACGGGAAGCCGACGCCACGGTGGTGCTCGCAGGTCGGTAGCGGTGCCGTGACCGCTGCCGCCGGCGACGGCCTGTTCACGCTCCAGTCAGCCGGGTTGGTCGCGTTCACGAGTGACTTCGGCGACGCCACCTGGCGATACCCGCTGCAGGACGGGCTACAGCCGCCGGCGGTGCTTGACGATGCCTTGGTAACAGTTTCGCCCGAAGGTGTCGTCGCAGCGCTCGGAGGTGACTGACCGTGTGGCGTCCCTCATCACGGAGCGGGGGACCGCTGGCCGTCGTCGGCGCGCTGTGTCTGCTCGGCGCGATGCTCCCGCTCGGGGTCTGGCCTGCCCCCCGGCCGGGGGATTCGTACGTGTTCGACCCGGCGCCGTTCAGCGCGGTCTGGGCACAGCGTGTCGTCGTCCCGGCGTTGACCGTCAGCGCGAACGTGTTCGTCCTTGCCGGGCTGTACGCACTCTACCGACGCGACGGCCCAGCGATGCCGGACTGGCAACGTTGGACCGCCCGGGTGACGCTTCTAGTGGCTCTCGTCTGGCTGTTCGGGACCGCTCTAGTCACGTCAGCTGGCCCGAACGACTTCGTCGGCGGTGTCTACGGTGGGCTGCTGGCTGTGCTCTCTCTGATAGTCATCGTCCCGGGACTCGTCGCCTGGGGCGGGGGCTATCTCCGGAGCGGACAGGTGCGACTCGGCGCCGCCCTTGCCGGCGGCCCGTCGTTGACGGCCCTTTACGTAGGTATTTCGCTGTCCGGCGTCGACTTCGACCCCGCCGGCGGACTTCTGCTTGCCGTACCGACGGCCGCGATGGCGGCCTTGGTCGGATACGACCTGTTGGTCGTGACTGCGTCGCCAATCAGCGGCGGGCACACCGAATCATAGTAGTATCGTAATCAATTTCAGCTTGTCATAGGAACTACGATGTGGTCCCCGCAGATGATTGCTAACGCTGTTGTCCTCCAGTCAGGTGTTACACTACAGTACGGCGCGACTGATCCAGTCGGGATGGTACTCACTGTTCTTCTCGTGCTGGCGATCAATGTCGTGATCTACTCTTTCAAGAAAATTCGAGACCGATATTTAACCGGCGATGAGTGAAGCCAACAACGCCTCGGATCCTGCTCTGGCCTGTTGGTTCGAAATTAGACTGCTCGTTCGTCGCGTTACTGCCCCGCATCATATTGGGCTGGATCGGACTCGTCAGTAACAGAACGTACAAGCAGCATGATGAACAGACGAGTACGAATCAGAACCCATCAAACTCGAGGGTAGCAATACCGACCGTGTAGCGCCCCGGACGGCCGAGTACGACGGTCAGACTCACTCCCGTGAGTCCGATAACTATGTAGCTGTAGGATGGATCTTCGTCAGCATCCACATCCACCGACGCATACAGTTCCCTCCGATCGTCGACAGTATATATACACGACCCCTGGAGGTGGTCAAACCGGTAGCCCTGCTGGGGTCGTCCCTCCGAATATAAATTACTAACATCGATCATCCGTTTGTTGATACCGTATGCCCTCCATCCTTGAGAACCCGCTCGCGCACTACGGCTTCCCAGCCATCAACGCTGTCGTCATCACAGCCATCGCGTTCACGTTTCTGGACGGGGCCATCAGGTGGGCAGCACTCGGCATCG
This genomic interval from Haloarcula halophila contains the following:
- a CDS encoding PQQ-binding-like beta-propeller repeat protein, translated to MICPTADGVIALDIADGSTLWRADNVTGAGTPARTGEGVICPTTDGLTMVDTRDGSPRWTASVDARDPAVADDTILVGEDRTVALDAETGQRRWTVPTGTNEHAVVADRTVYLSTGNDLAGRALSDGSEQWRIDRGRFLAPPVVTPESIYAVESPGEAGDATFAFDRAADGKPTPRWCSQVGSGAVTAAAGDGLFTLQSAGLVAFTSDFGDATWRYPLQDGLQPPAVLDDALVTVSPEGVVAALGGD